The genomic window GTGATGGACTGACGGCGCAGTCAAGCTGACTTCGCCGAGAGGGGGCGCTCGATGAACACCGCAAAGCCGTCGGTCCTGGTGTTCGACGTCAACGAAACGCTGATCGATATCGATTCCATCGCACCGCTTTTCGGGGAGCTGTTCGACGACGAGCGGGTATTGCGCGAGTGGTTCGGTCAGCTGATCATGTATTCGATGACGATCACGCTCGCCGGACGGTACGTGAGTTTCTTCGAGCTGGGTCAAGGCGTGCTGCGCATGCTGGGCGCGATCCATCAGACGCCCGTCACCGACGACGACCTCGCCCGTCTGCACACGCTGCTCCGTACCATGCCGGCGCATCCCGATGCTGTTCCCGGGCTAACCGCCTTGCGCGACGGGGGCTTCCGGCTGGCGACGCTGACGAATTCGCCGCACCGGCCGAGTGTGCCGACACCGCTCGAAAATGCCGGATTGGCAAGATTTTTCGAGC from Mycobacterium shigaense includes these protein-coding regions:
- a CDS encoding haloacid dehalogenase type II, whose product is MNTAKPSVLVFDVNETLIDIDSIAPLFGELFDDERVLREWFGQLIMYSMTITLAGRYVSFFELGQGVLRMLGAIHQTPVTDDDLARLHTLLRTMPAHPDAVPGLTALRDGGFRLATLTNSPHRPSVPTPLENAGLARFFERQLSVESVRAFKPSPVVYQHACRELGVAPADCMMVAAHAWDTLGAQSAGFGGAQITRPGNPPLPVDGLPRPHLVVNDLRELAERLTGRS